The DNA sequence CTGCAGATGTTCCAGTACGGTGGCCGCCAACAATTCGCCGGGCCGATCACCACGGTGCGCTGTTTCGAGGACAACGCCCTTCTCAAGTCGGTGCTGTCAGACCCGGGCAACGGCGGGGTGCTGGTCATCGACGGTGACGGCTCGTTGCACACCGCGCTGGTCGGCGACGTGATCGCCGACCTCGGCCGCTCCAACGGGTGGTCGGGTCTGATCATCAACGGCGCGGTCCGGGATGCCTCGACGCTGCGCACCCTCGACATCGGCATCAAGGCACTGGGCACCAACCCCCGCAAGAGCACCAAGACCGGTGCGGGCGTGCGCGACGAGGCCGTCGAGTTTGGCGGGGTCGTCTTCGCTCCCGGCGATGTCGCCTACAGCGACGACGACGGGATCGTGGTGGTGGCGCCTGACTGAGCCGACGCCACCGGACAGATCACGCAGACGTCGAGTTCACCGGGGCGCGATGCCGGGAGAAGGCCAGCGCCTCGTCGTCGACCTTGCCGCGCCGGATCAGCTGCAGATCCAGCAGGTAGTTCTGCTTGAGCCGCCACGGCGCCCGGGAGCCGGACTTGGGCAGGTAGTCCAGCGCGCGCAGCACGTAGCCGGGCGTGAAATCCATCAGCGGGCGCTCGTCGACGCTGTTGCCCGGGTGGGTGGGCTCGACGGTGTCATAGCCGTGGTCGTCCATGTAGTTGATGACGCGGCAGAAGAACTCCGAGACCAGGTCGGCCTTGAGCGTCCACGAGGCGTTGGTGTAGCCGATGGTGAACGCCATGTTCGGCATGCCGGTCAGCATCATGCCCTTGTAGGCCATCGTGTCGTTCAGCTCGATCGGCTCGCCGTTGCGCGAGATGGTCGCGCCGCCGAAGAGCTGCAGGTTCAAACCGGTGGCGGTGACGATGACGTCGGCGTCGATGTGCTCGCCCGAGTTCAGCTGGATGCCGGTCTTGGTGAAGCGCTCGATGGTGTCGGTGACGACGTCGGCCTTGCCGGAGCGGATCGTCTTGAACAGGTCGCCGTTGGGCGCCAGGCACAGCCGCTCGTCCCACGGGTTGTAGCTGGGTCCGAAGTGTTTGTCGACGTCGTAGCCCTCGGGCAGGCGGCGCTGCGCCATCGTCATCAACGTCTTGCGCATGAAGTTCGGGAACCGGCGCGCGAGTTGGTACTGGGCGGACTGGAACACGATGCTCTTCCACCGGTTGACGACGTAGGCCGCCTTGGTGGGCAGGGTCTTGTTCATCCGCACCGTGAACGGGTCGACGTCCGGGAGAGCGCCGATGTAGGTGGGTGAGCGCTGCAGCATGGTGACGTGTCCCGCGCCAGAATCGGCGAGGGTTGGGATGAGCGTGACGGCGGTGGCGCCGCTGCCGATGACGACGACCCGCTTGCCGCTGTAGTCGAGGTCCTCGGGCCAGTGCTGCGGATGCACGATGGTGCCCTCGAACTCGTCGGATCCGGCGAACTCCGGCGAGTAGCCCTGCTCGTAGTTGTAGTAGCCGCTGCAGGCCATCAGGTAGGCGCAGGAGATCTCGATCTGCTCGCCGTCGCGGTCCACGCGCACGGTCCAGCGGCCCTCGGCGTCGCTCCAGTCGGCGGAGAGCACGTTCTGGCGGTTCCGGATGTGCTTGTCGATGCCGTACTCGGCGACCGTCTCCTGGAGGTAGGCCATGATCGACGGTCCGTCGGCGATGGCTTTCTCCGAGGTCCACGGCTTGAAGCGGAAGCCGAGGGTGAACATGTCGGAGTCCGATCGGATGCCGGGGTATTTGAACAGGTCCCAGGTCCCGCCCAGGTTCTCCCGGCGTTCGAGGATCACGTAGCTCTTGTCGGGGCAACGGTCCTGCAAATGCCAGGCGGCGCTGATACCGGAGATCCCGGCTCCGACGATGACAACGTCGACAAATTCGGTCATGGCGTCAAGCTATCAACAGGGTGTCGACCGGGTCAACACCCTGTTGATTATCTCGACACCGTGTAAAGTCACGCTCGTGACCGTCAGCCCGAGCCGCCCCGCGCGCGCCCGCCGTGCCGCGCGCCCGTCCGGCGACGACCGCGAACTCGCCATCCTGGAGACCGCCGAACGTCTGCTCGAAGACCGGTCCCTGGCCGAGATCTCGGTCGACGATCTGGCCAAGGGTGCGGGCATCTCCCGACCGACCTTCTACTTCTATTTCGCGTCCAAGGACGCGGTGCTGCTGACGCTGCTCGAACGGGTCATCGCCGAGGCCGACGCCGCCCTGGAGCGGCTGATCGCCGAGCGGCCGGCCGACCGGCGCGCGATCTGGCGCCACGGCATCGCGGCGTTCTTCCAGACTTTCGGCGCCCACCGCGCGGTGTGCGCGGCGACCGCGGCCGTGAAATCGGCGCACTCCGAGGCCCGCGAGCTGTGGGCGACGTCGATGCAGCGCTGGATCGACCACATCGCCGCGGTCATCGAGGCCGAACGCGCCGCCGGGGCGGCGCCGGTGACCCTGCCCGCCGTGGAGCTGTCGACCGCGCTGAACCTGATGAACGAGTCGGTGATGACGGCGACGTTCGCCGGGCACCAGCCGGCCATCGCCGATCACCGCGTGCTGGACAACCTGGTGCACATCTGGACGACCAGCATCTACGGCCAGACGGGCTGACCTGTCGGTGGCCGATGCGAACATGTGTTCGTGTCGACTTCCGGCTCGGCCACCATCCTGCACGCTGACCTCGACTCGTTCTACGCCTCGGTGGAGCAGCGCGACGACCCGTCGCTGCGCGGACGGCCGGTGATCGTCGGCGGCGGTGTGGTGCTGGCCGCCAGCTATGAGGCCAAGGCCTACGGCGTACGCACCGCGATGGGTGGCGGCCAGGCCCGCGCGCTGTGCCCCCATGCCATCGTCGTCCCGCCGCGGATGTCGGCGTACTCCCAGGCCAGCGCCGCGGTCTTCGAGGTGTTCCACGACACCAGCCCGCTCGTGGAGGCGCTGTCCGTCGACGAGGCATTCCTCGACGTGTCGGGGTTGCGACGTGTCTCGGGAACCCCGGTGCAGATCGGTGCGCGGCTGCGGGAGCGGGTGCGCGAGGAGGTGGGCCTGCCGATCACCGTCGGTATCGCGCGCACCAAGTTCCTCGCCAAGGTCGCCAGCCAGGAGGCCAAACCAGACGGGCTGCTGATGGTGCCACCCGACCGCGAGCTGGCCTTCCTGCACCCGCTGCCGGTGCGCCGGCTCTGGGGGGTCGGCGCCAAGACGGCGGACAAACTCCGCACCCATGGGGTCGAAACTGTCTCCGACGTCGCCGAACTCAGCGAGACAGCGCTGACGGGATTGCTCGGTCCGGCGATGGGCAGGCAGCTGTTCGGGTTGTCCCGCAATATCGACCGGCGCCGCGTCGTCACCGGGCACCGGCGGCGCTCGGTCGGGGCGCAACGGGCCCTGGGGAAAGCCGGCAGCGCGATGTCACCCGAGCAGGTCGACGCGGTCGTGGTGAATCTCGTCGACCGGATCACCCGGCGGATGCGCGCGGCGGGACGCTCGGGACGTACGGTCGTGCTGCGGTTGCGGTTCGACGACTTCGGGCGCGCCACGCGGTCACACACGTTGCCGCGGGCCACGGCATCCACCGGCGTGATCCTCGCTGCGGCAAGGACTCTGGTGAACCAGGCGGCGCCGGTCGTCAGTGAGCGGGGCCTGACACTGATCGGGTTCGCCGTGTGCAACATCGACCGCGAGGGTTCCGAACAGCTGGAGCTGCCCTTCGGAAACGGTTGTGACACGCACACGATCGACTCTGCGGTCGACCTTGTGCGCCGACGCCATGGCAACGCGGCGCTCACCCGCGGAGTGCTGCTCGGCCGCGACGCAGGGTGGGAGATGCCGCACCTCCCAGATTGACACCTCAGCGCGCAGCCCACTCCAGTAGCGCATCGGCCGGCCACGTGTTGACGATGCGCTCGGCCGGCAGGCCGGCGTCGAGGGCCCGCTGGGCACCGTAGCCCAGGAAATCCAATTGGCCCGGAGCGTGCGAGTCGGTGTCGATGGCGAAGACGCACCCGATGTCCATGGCCAGCGTCAACAGGCGGGTCGGCGGGTCGCGGCGTTCGGGCCGGGAGTTGATCTCCACCGCGGTGCCGTGGTCCCGGCACGCGGCGAAGACCTTCTCGGCGTCGAACTTCGACTCCGGGCGCATTCCACGACCTCCGGTCACGAGCCGCCCGGTGCAGTGGCCGAGCACGTCGGTATGGGGATTGGCCACCGCCTTGAGCATGCGGCGCGTCATCGCCGCCGCGTCCATCGCCAACTTGGAGTGCACGCTGGCTACCACCACGTCGAGACGCTCGAGCAGCGCGGGCTCTTGGTCGAGTGAGCCGTCCTCGAGGATGTCGACCTCAATGCCCGTCAGGATCCGCATCGGCGCGACGAGCCCACGCACCTCGTCGATGACGTCGAGTTGCTCACGCAGCCGCTCGGCGGACAGCCCGTTGGCGATCCGCAGCCGTGGCGAGTGGTCGGTCAGCGCGCAGTACTCGTGCCCGAGGTCGCGCGCGGCGAGCATCATCTCCTCGATGGGCGCCGACCCGTCCGACCAGTTGGAATGCACGTGGAGGTCGCCGCGCAGGGCTGCCCGGAGCTCTCCACCGCCGAGATCTTCCGCCGACTCTCTGAGCTCCACCAACACATCGGGTTCACGCCCCGACCACGCCTGCGCGATGACGGCCGCGGTCTTGGGCCCGATCTTCGGCAGGCTCTGCCAGCTGTTGGACTCTCCGTGCGCGGCGCGCTGCTCGGCGGTGAGCGCCTCGACCACATCGGCGGCGTTGCGGTAGGCCATCACCCGCCGGGGATCCTCGCGCGCCCGATCTTTGTAATAGGCGATCTGACGCAGCGCGGTGACCGGATCCATCACTTCAGTGTGCCCCGGACCCGGTCGGCCGCGCGTCGATCAGTTGCCGCTGTTCTCGGGGGTGCCGCCCAGCGCCGCTCCGCAGGCCGCCGGATAGGTGGCCTCCGCGGGAACACCGGTGGCGTTCATGACCTGCGCGATCTCCGATTCGCCGATCGGCGAATCCAGGTTGTACTGCCCGTTGCCGTCGACATCGATGCCGTGTTCGACGACGGTCAGATCCGCCAGGTGGGCGATGGTGCCGTCAGGCAGTTGCTCGGCGGTCAGTGTCCGGTCGTAGACCACCTGGCCGGTGTCATCGGCCACCGGGAACCTGTCCAGAGCCAGCGCGCTGTTCGAGTCGGTGGCGCCGTCGGTGGTCAGCGAGATGAAGATCGGTCCGTACGCGGCAGATCCGTCCACCGCCGAGAGCAAGCCGTCACCGTTGCGGTCCTTGGTCAGATCCTCCGCGGGTCCCGGGCACACGAAGTCCCGCCCCTCGGCATTGCCGTGGATGTGCTGGGCGTGCGGCTGGTTCGGAACCATGCCGGACGCGTTGACCTGCACTCGCAGGCTGCCGTCCGGGTTGGGGGTCAGCGTGGCGGTGCCGGTCACGTCGGTGCCGTTGAGCGGAAGCAACGGGATGACGGTGGGCACCGCCGGCGGTGGTGGCGGCTCCTGCGCCGTCGCGGTGCCGGCACCGGCCAGCGGGAGCGCCGCAGCCGCCGCCGCGGCGAAGATTGCCTTGGATCGCATTACTGTCCTCCTCGTTCGGGTCGCTCCATCTCCAGATGGGTGCCATCAGGACTGCTACCCGGTGTGCCGGCTGGCAAACAGCGTGGAGGTCAGCGCGGGGGTTGCCACTGCGGATCGCGGCCGGTCAACGCCACCACCCGGGTGAGCGCCGGGGCGTCATCGGCGACGGCCCGCGGTGCGTCGAACAGGCCTTCCACCGGGTCTTCGGCGAACGAGGCGACGTGCGGCAGGATCGCCGCGAGCAGTGCGGGCGCTACGTCGTACGCCAGACCTGCAGCGCGCGCGAGATCCCACCCGTGCACGACCACCTCGGTGAGCGCGATCAAGCCGCAGACCTCGGCGGGGAAATCGATCCCGGCTGCCCGGGTCGTGCCGGTCCACGCCGCCGGGTCGGCCCACGCTGCGCCCAGCGCGGCGAGTCGAGCCGGATAATTCGCCCGCCAGTCGGCGTCGAGTGCGGCGTCGGGGGTCGGCCCGGTGTCGGTCAGCTCGCCGAACTGCTTGCCGGCCGCAGCGGTGAAGGCCAGGGACAGTGCGCCGAGGTGCGCCAGCAGCGCGGCGACGTCCATGTCGCGGCACGGCGTGGGAGCGCCGAGCTGCGACTCGTCGAGAGCCTGGAGGAGGCCTGCGGTGGTGAGGCACGCGGGGGTCATGTCGATCATGGCGGTACAGACCGGCCGGGGGCGACGTTCTCATCGGTCTGCCAGCCGCTGCTTCTACAGTCGCAGGGGTGAGATTCGCCTTCAAGACATCCCCGCAGAACACCACGTGGCCGGACATGCTGGCGGTGTGGCAGGCCGCCGACGACATCGACGTGTTCGAATCCGGGTGGACGTTCGACCACTTCTACCCGATCTTCTCCGATCCGACTGGCCCCTGCCTGGAAGGCTGGGTGACCCTGACCGCGCTGGCGCAGGCCACGACGCGGCTGCGGGTCGGGGTGCTCGTCACCGGTATTCACTACCGACACCCTGCGGTGCTGGCCAACATGGCCTCGACGTTGGACATCGTGTCCGGTGGGCGTCTCGAACTCGGGATCGGTGCCGGCTGGAACGAGGAGGAGTCCGGCGCCTACGGCATCGCGCTGGGCACGGTCAAAGAGCGCTTCGACCGTTTCGAGGAGGCCTGTGAGGTGCTGACCGGGTTGCTGTCGCAGGAGACGACGAGCTTCGACGGCTCGTTCTACCGGCTCACCGAGGCGCGTAACGAACCCAAGGGCCCGCAGCGGCCTCATCCGCCGATCTGCATCGGCGGCAACGGCGAGAAGCGCACGCTGCGGATCACCGCCCGCTACGCCGACCACTGGAATTTCGTCGGCGGCCCGCCGGAGGAGTTCGCCCGCAAGCGCGAGGTGCTCGCCGCGCACTGCGCCGACGTCGGCCGTGATCCGAAGGACATCATGCTGTCGGCCCATGTGCGGCTGAACCCGGAGCGCGATTACGACCGGGTGATCGATGAGGCCGCCGCGCTCGGCGCCGAGGGACTGGACATGGCGATCGTGTACCTACCCCCGCCGTACGATCCGGCAGTGCTGGAACCCCTGGCGGAAAAGATCCGGGAATCCGGTCTGGCCAGCAAAGATAGTTGACGGTCACGAAAATATAACGATGCGGCAAAGAGTGAATCACCCGCCCGCCGGCGCCGCTGAGAGCCGGAGCGGGGTTCGCTAGATGCCGTAGCGAAGGAGCTCGTCAGCGGTGACCAACCGCTCGGCCTTCGCGGGAAAATCTCGACACTTGACGGGGTGACGGAACAATAACCAGGCAATTCGCCCTACCCGCGACCGGGTAATCTGGTTGATGTACACGGTGACCACTCCTGCGGTGTGCAATAGCTGACCCGGGGAGCCACCTTACCGCAGCGCCCTCACCAAGTCATTAGATACCCAGGGGCTGGCAAACTCTCGGAAACACGCCGATTAATGATCGGATGTTTTTCAAGTAGCGGAAGTGACGGATGTGACTCGATCCGGGCACCAATTCCGCCCGCGGATGCCACCCGCGCCGAGATGGCGCGGAGGGTTGTGCAGCGCGCCTCAACCACAACCACCCACGCAATCTCGCGCTGCGAGACCTAAGCGCAAGCGCTCATCGCTGCCATCTGCTCTTCGCGCAAGCGCTCATCGCTGCGGAGCGGTGGTGGGCTTGATCGGCGCAGGCAGCGCCGTGTGGCCCACCAGGTAGCGGTCCACCGCGGCGGCCGCGGCACGTCCCTCGGCGATGGCCCACACGATCAGCGACTGACCGCGGCCCATGTCGCCTGCCACGTACACCCCCGGCACCGACGTCGCGAATGCGTCGTCCCTGCTCACGTTGCCGCGATCGGTGAACTCGACACCCAGATCGTTGAGCAGGCCCGGCCGCTCCGGACCGGTGAAGCCCATCGCCAGCAGGACGAGGTCGGCCTCCAGCACGAAGTCGGTGCCCTCGATCTTCTCGAACTTGCCGGCGTTCATCTTCACCTCGTGGGCCCGCAGGCCGGTCACGTGGCCGTTCTCACCGATGAACTCCTCGGTGTTCACCGAGTAGACGCGGTCGCCGCCTTCCTCGTGCGCGGACGTCACGCGGTACATCAGCGGATAGGTCGGCCACGGAGTGGAGTCGGCGCGGCTCTCCGGCGGTCGCGGCATGATCTCGAACTGGTGCACGTGCGTGGCGCCCTGGCGATGCGCGGTGCCCAGGCAGTCGGCGCCGGTATCGCCACCGCCGATGATGACCACCTTCTTGCCCTTGGCGGTGATCGGCGGCTCGCCGTCGTCGCCCTTCACGTCATCGCCCGCGGCAAAGCGGTTGGCCCACGGCAGGTACTCCATCGCCTGGTGGATGCCCTGGAGGTCACGGCCTGGAATCGGCAGATCCCGACGCGCGGTCGCCCCGCCGGCCAGCACCACCGCGTCGAACTCCTTGCGCAGCTGCTGCGCGGTGATGTCGACACCGACGTTGACCCCGGCACGGAACTCGGTGCCCTCGGCGCGCATCTGCTCCAGGCGCCGGTCGACGTGCCGCTTCTCCATCTTGAACTCGGGGATGCCGTACCGCAGCAGCCCGCCGATGCGGTCGTCCCGCTCGAACACGGTGACCGTGTGCCCGGCTCGGGTGAGCTGCTGAGCAGCGGCCAACCCGGCCGGCCCGGAACCGATGACCGCAACGGTCTTGCCCGTCAACCGATCCGGCGGCAGCGGCACCACCCAGCCCTCGGCGAAGGCGTTGTCGATGATCTCGACCTCGATCTGCTTGATCGTCACCGGATCCTGATTGATGCCCAGCACGCACGAGCCCTCACACGGCGCCGGGCACAGCCGGCCGGTGAACTCGGGGAAATTGTTGGTCGCGTGCAGCCGCTCGATGGCGTCGCGCCAACGGCCGGTGCGCACCTGGTCGTTCCACTCCGGGATCAGGTTGCCCAGCGGACAGCCGTTGTGGCAGAACGGGATACCGCAATCCATACAACGGGTGGCCTGCTCGGTGAGCGTGTCGTGGGAGAAGTCCTCGTAGACCTCTTTCCAGTCACGCAGCCGCAGATCCACGGGGCGCCGCTGCGGCGTCTCCCGATGGGTGTACTTGAGAAAACCGCGGGGATCAGGCACCGGCGGCCGCCATGATCGCTTCGTCGACATCTCTGCCGCTGCTCTGCGCGTCGGCGATCGCCTGCAACACCCGCTTGTAGTCGCGCGGCATCACCTTTGTGAAGTGCGCCATCTCGTTCTCCCAATCAGCCAGAATGCGTTGCCCCACCGCCGAATCGGTGGCATCAACGTGAGCGGTGATCATGCCGTGGACATACTCGGCGTCATCCGGACCCATGTCCTCGAGCAGCACCATCTCGGCGTTGAGGTTGTCACCCAACACGTTGTTCGGATCGTGGACGAAGGTGATACCGCCGGACATGCCCGCGGCGAAGTTGCGCCCGGTGGGCCCGAGGATGATCACCCGTCCGCCGGTCATGTACTCACAGCCGTGGTCTCCGACGCCCTCGACCACTGCGTGCGCCCCGGAGTTGCGCACCGCGAACCGCTCGCCCACCTGCCCCCGCAGGAACATCTGCCCCTCGGTCGCACCGAACAGAGCGACGTTGCCGGCGATGATGTTGTCCTCGGCGACATAGGTTTCCGGGGCATCCTCCGGCGGGCGCACGACGATGCGTCCACCCGACAGGCCCTTGCCGATGTAGTCGTTGGCGTCGCCGTACACCCGCAGCGTGATGCCCTTGGGCAGGAACGCACCGAAGCTGTTACCCGCCGAACCGTCGAACGTGATGTCGATGGTTCCGTCGGGAAGCCCTTGACCGCCATAGGCCTTCGTCACCTCGTGGCCCAGCATGGTGCCCACGGTGCGGTTGACGTTGGCGATCTTGGTCGAGAAACGGACGGGTGAGCCGCTGTCGAGCGCTTCGCGGCTCTGCACGATCAACTGCTGGTCCAGCGCTTTGTCCAGCCCGTGGTCCTGCCGCGAACTGCAGTACAGATCCTGGTTCATGAACGCCGACTCGGGCTCGTGCAGCACCGGCGCCAGATCCAGCTTGTGCGCCTTCCAGTGCTCGGCGGCCTGAGTGGTGTCCAGCGAGCCGACCTGCCCCACCATCTCGTTGACGGTGCGGAACCCCAACTGCGCCATCAGTTCCCGGACCTCTTCGGCGATGAACATGAAGAAGTTCTCGACGAACTCAGGCTTACCCATGAAGCGCTGGCGCAGCACCGGATTCTGGGTGGCGACGCCGACCGGGCAGGTGTCGAGATGGCAGACCCGCATCATGATGCAGCCCGACACCACCAGCGGCGCGGTCGCGAAGCCGAACTCCTCGGCGCCGAGCAGCGCACCGACGACGACGTCGCGGCCGGTCTTGAGCTGACCGTCGACCTGCACCACGATCCGATCCCGAAGCCCGTTGAGCAGCAATGTCTGCTGGGTCTCGGCCAGGCCGAGCTCCCAGGGCGCGCCCGCGTGCTTCATCGACGTCAGCGGAGTGGCGCCGGTGCCGCCGTCGTGGCCGGAGATCAGCACCACGTCGGCATGCGCCTTGGAAACCCCGGCCGCGACCGTGCCGACTCCGTTCTCGCTGACCAGCTTGACGTGGATACGGGCGGACGGGTTGGCGTTCTTCAAATCGTGGATCAGCTGCGCCAGGTCCTCGATCGAGTAGATGTCGTGGTGCGGCGGCGGCGAGATCAAGCCCACGCCAGGGGTGGAGTGCCGTACCTCGGCCACCCACGGATACACCTTGTGACCCGGAAGCTGGCCGCCCTCACCCGGTTTGGCGCCCTGGGCCATCTTGATCTGGATGTCGGTGCAGTTGGTCAGGTAGTGGCTGGTCACCCCGAACCGGCCCGACGCAACCTGCTTGATGGCGCTGCGGCGCCAGTCGCCGTTCTCGTCGGGGTCGAAACGGGTGACGGATTCACCACCCTCACCGGAATTCGACCGGCCGCCCAGACGGTTCATCGCGATCGCCAGCGTCTCGTGCGCTTCGGCGGAGATGGAGCCGTAGCTCATCGCGCCCGTGGAGAACCGCTTGACGATCTCGCTGGCCGGTTCCACCTCGTCCAGCGGAACCGGTGGGCGCACCCCGTCACGGAACTTCAGCAGACCGCGCAGCGAGGCGATGCGCTCACTCTGGTCGTCGACCAGGCGGGTGTACTCCTTGAAGACCTCGTACTGGCCCGTTCGGGTCGAATGCTGCAGTTTGAAGACGGTCTCGGGGTTGAACAGGTGGTACTCGCCCTCGCGGCGCCACTGGTACTCGCCACCCACCTCGAGCTCGCGGTGCGCCCACTCGTCGGGCCGGTCCAGGTAGGCCAGCGAATGCCGGGCCGCCACGTCGTCGGCGATGTCGTCGAGATCGATTCCGCCCACCGGGCAGGCCAGGCCGGTGAAATAGTCGTCCAGCAGCGGCTGGCTGATGCCGATCGCCTGGAAGAGCTGGGCACCGGTGTAGGAGGCGAGCGTGGAGATGCCCATCTTGGACATCACCTTCAGCACACCCTTGCCGGCGGCCTTGACGTAATTGGCCTTGGCCTGATCACTGCTGATTCCGGTGATCACCCCGCGGTCGACCATGTCCTCGATGGACTCGAAGGCCATGTACGGGTTGATCGCGGCCGCACCGAAGCCGACCAGACAGGCCATGTGGTGCACCTCGCGGGCGTCACCGGCCTCGACGACCAGGCCCACCTTGGTCCTGGTGCGCTCACGCACCAGATGGTGGTGCACGGCCGACACCGACAGCAGCGACGGGATCGGCGCCATCTGCTCGTTGGATTCGCGGTCGGACAGCACGATGATGCGGGCACCCTCGCGGATGGCCGTCGACACCTTCGCGCGGACGTTGTCCAGCGCTTCCTTGAGCCCCTGACCGCCGCGGTTGACCGGGT is a window from the Mycolicibacterium poriferae genome containing:
- the dinB gene encoding DNA polymerase IV, translating into MFVSTSGSATILHADLDSFYASVEQRDDPSLRGRPVIVGGGVVLAASYEAKAYGVRTAMGGGQARALCPHAIVVPPRMSAYSQASAAVFEVFHDTSPLVEALSVDEAFLDVSGLRRVSGTPVQIGARLRERVREEVGLPITVGIARTKFLAKVASQEAKPDGLLMVPPDRELAFLHPLPVRRLWGVGAKTADKLRTHGVETVSDVAELSETALTGLLGPAMGRQLFGLSRNIDRRRVVTGHRRRSVGAQRALGKAGSAMSPEQVDAVVVNLVDRITRRMRAAGRSGRTVVLRLRFDDFGRATRSHTLPRATASTGVILAAARTLVNQAAPVVSERGLTLIGFAVCNIDREGSEQLELPFGNGCDTHTIDSAVDLVRRRHGNAALTRGVLLGRDAGWEMPHLPD
- a CDS encoding flavin-containing monooxygenase, giving the protein MTEFVDVVIVGAGISGISAAWHLQDRCPDKSYVILERRENLGGTWDLFKYPGIRSDSDMFTLGFRFKPWTSEKAIADGPSIMAYLQETVAEYGIDKHIRNRQNVLSADWSDAEGRWTVRVDRDGEQIEISCAYLMACSGYYNYEQGYSPEFAGSDEFEGTIVHPQHWPEDLDYSGKRVVVIGSGATAVTLIPTLADSGAGHVTMLQRSPTYIGALPDVDPFTVRMNKTLPTKAAYVVNRWKSIVFQSAQYQLARRFPNFMRKTLMTMAQRRLPEGYDVDKHFGPSYNPWDERLCLAPNGDLFKTIRSGKADVVTDTIERFTKTGIQLNSGEHIDADVIVTATGLNLQLFGGATISRNGEPIELNDTMAYKGMMLTGMPNMAFTIGYTNASWTLKADLVSEFFCRVINYMDDHGYDTVEPTHPGNSVDERPLMDFTPGYVLRALDYLPKSGSRAPWRLKQNYLLDLQLIRRGKVDDEALAFSRHRAPVNSTSA
- a CDS encoding superoxide dismutase family protein → MRSKAIFAAAAAAALPLAGAGTATAQEPPPPPAVPTVIPLLPLNGTDVTGTATLTPNPDGSLRVQVNASGMVPNQPHAQHIHGNAEGRDFVCPGPAEDLTKDRNGDGLLSAVDGSAAYGPIFISLTTDGATDSNSALALDRFPVADDTGQVVYDRTLTAEQLPDGTIAHLADLTVVEHGIDVDGNGQYNLDSPIGESEIAQVMNATGVPAEATYPAACGAALGGTPENSGN
- a CDS encoding LLM class F420-dependent oxidoreductase — its product is MRFAFKTSPQNTTWPDMLAVWQAADDIDVFESGWTFDHFYPIFSDPTGPCLEGWVTLTALAQATTRLRVGVLVTGIHYRHPAVLANMASTLDIVSGGRLELGIGAGWNEEESGAYGIALGTVKERFDRFEEACEVLTGLLSQETTSFDGSFYRLTEARNEPKGPQRPHPPICIGGNGEKRTLRITARYADHWNFVGGPPEEFARKREVLAAHCADVGRDPKDIMLSAHVRLNPERDYDRVIDEAAALGAEGLDMAIVYLPPPYDPAVLEPLAEKIRESGLASKDS
- a CDS encoding PHP domain-containing protein, translating into MDPVTALRQIAYYKDRAREDPRRVMAYRNAADVVEALTAEQRAAHGESNSWQSLPKIGPKTAAVIAQAWSGREPDVLVELRESAEDLGGGELRAALRGDLHVHSNWSDGSAPIEEMMLAARDLGHEYCALTDHSPRLRIANGLSAERLREQLDVIDEVRGLVAPMRILTGIEVDILEDGSLDQEPALLERLDVVVASVHSKLAMDAAAMTRRMLKAVANPHTDVLGHCTGRLVTGGRGMRPESKFDAEKVFAACRDHGTAVEINSRPERRDPPTRLLTLAMDIGCVFAIDTDSHAPGQLDFLGYGAQRALDAGLPAERIVNTWPADALLEWAAR
- the rraA gene encoding ribonuclease E activity regulator RraA, whose product is MTSTPRPQPRPTADLVDDIGPDVRSCDLQMFQYGGRQQFAGPITTVRCFEDNALLKSVLSDPGNGGVLVIDGDGSLHTALVGDVIADLGRSNGWSGLIINGAVRDASTLRTLDIGIKALGTNPRKSTKTGAGVRDEAVEFGGVVFAPGDVAYSDDDGIVVVAPD
- a CDS encoding glutamate synthase subunit beta, coding for MPDPRGFLKYTHRETPQRRPVDLRLRDWKEVYEDFSHDTLTEQATRCMDCGIPFCHNGCPLGNLIPEWNDQVRTGRWRDAIERLHATNNFPEFTGRLCPAPCEGSCVLGINQDPVTIKQIEVEIIDNAFAEGWVVPLPPDRLTGKTVAVIGSGPAGLAAAQQLTRAGHTVTVFERDDRIGGLLRYGIPEFKMEKRHVDRRLEQMRAEGTEFRAGVNVGVDITAQQLRKEFDAVVLAGGATARRDLPIPGRDLQGIHQAMEYLPWANRFAAGDDVKGDDGEPPITAKGKKVVIIGGGDTGADCLGTAHRQGATHVHQFEIMPRPPESRADSTPWPTYPLMYRVTSAHEEGGDRVYSVNTEEFIGENGHVTGLRAHEVKMNAGKFEKIEGTDFVLEADLVLLAMGFTGPERPGLLNDLGVEFTDRGNVSRDDAFATSVPGVYVAGDMGRGQSLIVWAIAEGRAAAAAVDRYLVGHTALPAPIKPTTAPQR
- a CDS encoding TetR/AcrR family transcriptional regulator, whose translation is MTVSPSRPARARRAARPSGDDRELAILETAERLLEDRSLAEISVDDLAKGAGISRPTFYFYFASKDAVLLTLLERVIAEADAALERLIAERPADRRAIWRHGIAAFFQTFGAHRAVCAATAAVKSAHSEARELWATSMQRWIDHIAAVIEAERAAGAAPVTLPAVELSTALNLMNESVMTATFAGHQPAIADHRVLDNLVHIWTTSIYGQTG
- a CDS encoding TIGR03086 family metal-binding protein, with protein sequence MIDMTPACLTTAGLLQALDESQLGAPTPCRDMDVAALLAHLGALSLAFTAAAGKQFGELTDTGPTPDAALDADWRANYPARLAALGAAWADPAAWTGTTRAAGIDFPAEVCGLIALTEVVVHGWDLARAAGLAYDVAPALLAAILPHVASFAEDPVEGLFDAPRAVADDAPALTRVVALTGRDPQWQPPR